In Drosophila pseudoobscura strain MV-25-SWS-2005 chromosome 4, UCI_Dpse_MV25, whole genome shotgun sequence, the following proteins share a genomic window:
- the Caper gene encoding RNA-binding protein 39 isoform X2 has product MAEDFDVEAMLEAPYQKNSVSAGSGGRGGRGRSDGSDDSPRGGGGGPQAEINDGHAHNGTRNGGSSSGGGASSNKKPTKRSRSRSGSRDNKSRRERGDRGDRGGDRSSYRDKEKDRERDRHRDAGKRPGNDRERDKQERSRRSRSREERGGGGGAGGAADDRRVRYNDRGERDRRSRDRRDGSKPIQRDRSRDRRRRSRSREQPRKRLSPVRERKRSPSRPRDKTTRRRGSYSPRRRSQPNGGGGGGGGDRTPPTELSPEERDARTVFCIQLSQRVRARDLEEFFSSVGKVRDVRLITCNKTKRFKGIAYIEFEDPESVALALGLSGQRLLGVPIMVQHTQAEKNRLQNATPAFQPKSHVGPMRLYVGSLHFDITEEMLRGIFEPFGKIDAIQLIMDTETNRSKGYGFITYHNAEDAKKALEQLNGFELAGRPMKVGNVTERLDMNTTSLDTDEMDRTGIDLGATGRLQLMFKLAEGAGLAVPQAAANALLATAPQPAPVQQQQATPSIATQCFILSNMFDPRTETNPTWDVEIRDDVLEECAKHGGVLHIHVDTASPTGTVYVKCPSTTTAVLAVNALHGRWFAGRVITAAYVPVVNYHSMFPDSVGTSELVALTRKNTDDD; this is encoded by the exons ATGGCCGAGGACTTTGATGTTGAGGCAATGCTCGAGGCGCCGTACCAGAAAAAC AGTGTCAGTGCGGGCAGCGGTGGACGTGGAGGACGCGGGCGCAGCGATGGCAGTGATGACAGTCCCAGAGGCGGCGGGGGTGGTCCGCAGGCGGAGATCAACGATGGTCATGCACACAATGGAACACGcaacggcggcagcagcagtggcggaGGCGCCAGTTCAAACAAAAAGCCAACGAAACGATCTCG CAGTCGCAGCGGTTCGCGTGATAACAAATCGAGAAGAGAGCGTGGAGATCGTGGCGATCGCGGTGGTGATCGCAGCAGTTATCGCGACAaggagaaagatagagagcgGGATCGCCATCGTGATGCTGGCAAACGTCCTGGCAACGATCGGGAACGGGACAAGCAGGAGAGATCACGTCGCAGTCGATCAAGAGAAGAgcgcggcggcggcggaggagcaggaggcgcTGCCGATGATCGTCGTGTACGCTATAATGATCGCGGCGAGAGAGATCGCCGCTCTCGGGATCGTCGAGATGGCAGTAAGCCCATACAGCGCGATCGATCCAGGGACAGGCGTCGACGCAGTCGCTCACGTGAACAGCCGCGCAAGCGACTGAGTCCTGTACGTGAACGCAAGCGTAGTCCTTCGCGACCAAGAGATAAAAC TACTCGGCGTCGTGGCAGCTACTCACCCCGCCGGCGATCACAACCaaatggcggcggcggcggtggtggcggcgaTCGTACACCGCCCACCGAGCTGAGTCCCGAAGAGCGGGATGCTCGCACTGTGTTCTGCATTCAGCTGTCGCAACGTGTCCGGGCCCGTGATCTGGAGGAGTTCTTCTCCAGCGTGGGCAAGGTGCGCGATGTGCGTCTGATTACGTGCAACAAGACGAAACGATTCAAGGGGATTGCCTACATCGAGTTTGAGGATCCCGAATCGGTGGCCCTCGCTCTGGGCTTGTCCGGCCAGCGGCTGCTCGGCGTACCCATTATGGTGCAGCACACGCAGGCCGAGAAGAATCGCCTACAGAATGCAACGCCTGCATTCCAGCCCAAGAGCCACGTGGGTCCGATGCGCCTGTACGTGGGTTCGCTGCACTTTGATATCACCGAGGAAATGCTGAGGGGGATATTCGAACCATTTGGCAAGATCGATGCTATTCAACTGATCATGGACACGGAGACAAATCGCTCTAAGGGATACGGATTCATTACG TACCACAATGCTGAAGATGCCAAAAAGGCTTTGGAACAATTGAATGGCTTCGAGCTCGCTGGACGTCCCATGAAGGTGGGAAATGTGACCGAACGTCTGGATATGAACACCACCTCTTTGGACACGGATGAGATGGATCGCACTGGCATTGATCTCGGCGCCACAGGACGACTCCAATTGATGTTCAAGCTGGCAGAGGGAGCGGGTCTTGCAGTGCCCCAGGCGGCGGCCAATGCGCTGCTGGCCACAGCACCGCAACCGGCAccggtgcagcagcagcaggcgacaCCATCGATAGCCACACAGTGCTTCATACTATCGAATATGTTTGATCCGCGCACGGAGACGAATCCCACCTGGGACGTAGAGATACGCGACGATGTGCTGGAGGAGTGCGCCAAGCATGGCGGTGTGCTGCACATCCATGTGGACACCGCCTCGCCCACGGGCACCGTATACGTAAAGTGTCCGAGCACAACGACGGCGGTGCTGGCGGTGAATGCGCTGCACGGCCGGTGGTTTGCCGGACGCGTCATTACGGCCGCATACGTGCCCGTGGTCAACTATCACTCAATGTTTCCGGATTCAGTGGGCACCTCCGAATTGGTGGCACTGACGCGCAAGAACACCGACGACGATTGA
- the Caper gene encoding RNA-binding protein 39 isoform X1 — MAEDFDVEAMLEAPYQKNSVSAGSGGRGGRGRSDGSDDSPRGGGGGPQAEINDGHAHNGTRNGGSSSGGGASSNKKPTKRSRSRSGSRDNKSRRERGDRGDRGGDRSSYRDKEKDRERDRHRDAGKRPGNDRERDKQERSRRSRSREERGGGGGAGGAADDRRVRYNDRGERDRRSRDRRDGSKPIQRDRSRDRRRRSRSREQPRKRLSPVRERKRSPSRPRDKTSTRRRGSYSPRRRSQPNGGGGGGGGDRTPPTELSPEERDARTVFCIQLSQRVRARDLEEFFSSVGKVRDVRLITCNKTKRFKGIAYIEFEDPESVALALGLSGQRLLGVPIMVQHTQAEKNRLQNATPAFQPKSHVGPMRLYVGSLHFDITEEMLRGIFEPFGKIDAIQLIMDTETNRSKGYGFITYHNAEDAKKALEQLNGFELAGRPMKVGNVTERLDMNTTSLDTDEMDRTGIDLGATGRLQLMFKLAEGAGLAVPQAAANALLATAPQPAPVQQQQATPSIATQCFILSNMFDPRTETNPTWDVEIRDDVLEECAKHGGVLHIHVDTASPTGTVYVKCPSTTTAVLAVNALHGRWFAGRVITAAYVPVVNYHSMFPDSVGTSELVALTRKNTDDD, encoded by the exons ATGGCCGAGGACTTTGATGTTGAGGCAATGCTCGAGGCGCCGTACCAGAAAAAC AGTGTCAGTGCGGGCAGCGGTGGACGTGGAGGACGCGGGCGCAGCGATGGCAGTGATGACAGTCCCAGAGGCGGCGGGGGTGGTCCGCAGGCGGAGATCAACGATGGTCATGCACACAATGGAACACGcaacggcggcagcagcagtggcggaGGCGCCAGTTCAAACAAAAAGCCAACGAAACGATCTCG CAGTCGCAGCGGTTCGCGTGATAACAAATCGAGAAGAGAGCGTGGAGATCGTGGCGATCGCGGTGGTGATCGCAGCAGTTATCGCGACAaggagaaagatagagagcgGGATCGCCATCGTGATGCTGGCAAACGTCCTGGCAACGATCGGGAACGGGACAAGCAGGAGAGATCACGTCGCAGTCGATCAAGAGAAGAgcgcggcggcggcggaggagcaggaggcgcTGCCGATGATCGTCGTGTACGCTATAATGATCGCGGCGAGAGAGATCGCCGCTCTCGGGATCGTCGAGATGGCAGTAAGCCCATACAGCGCGATCGATCCAGGGACAGGCGTCGACGCAGTCGCTCACGTGAACAGCCGCGCAAGCGACTGAGTCCTGTACGTGAACGCAAGCGTAGTCCTTCGCGACCAAGAGATAAAAC CAGTACTCGGCGTCGTGGCAGCTACTCACCCCGCCGGCGATCACAACCaaatggcggcggcggcggtggtggcggcgaTCGTACACCGCCCACCGAGCTGAGTCCCGAAGAGCGGGATGCTCGCACTGTGTTCTGCATTCAGCTGTCGCAACGTGTCCGGGCCCGTGATCTGGAGGAGTTCTTCTCCAGCGTGGGCAAGGTGCGCGATGTGCGTCTGATTACGTGCAACAAGACGAAACGATTCAAGGGGATTGCCTACATCGAGTTTGAGGATCCCGAATCGGTGGCCCTCGCTCTGGGCTTGTCCGGCCAGCGGCTGCTCGGCGTACCCATTATGGTGCAGCACACGCAGGCCGAGAAGAATCGCCTACAGAATGCAACGCCTGCATTCCAGCCCAAGAGCCACGTGGGTCCGATGCGCCTGTACGTGGGTTCGCTGCACTTTGATATCACCGAGGAAATGCTGAGGGGGATATTCGAACCATTTGGCAAGATCGATGCTATTCAACTGATCATGGACACGGAGACAAATCGCTCTAAGGGATACGGATTCATTACG TACCACAATGCTGAAGATGCCAAAAAGGCTTTGGAACAATTGAATGGCTTCGAGCTCGCTGGACGTCCCATGAAGGTGGGAAATGTGACCGAACGTCTGGATATGAACACCACCTCTTTGGACACGGATGAGATGGATCGCACTGGCATTGATCTCGGCGCCACAGGACGACTCCAATTGATGTTCAAGCTGGCAGAGGGAGCGGGTCTTGCAGTGCCCCAGGCGGCGGCCAATGCGCTGCTGGCCACAGCACCGCAACCGGCAccggtgcagcagcagcaggcgacaCCATCGATAGCCACACAGTGCTTCATACTATCGAATATGTTTGATCCGCGCACGGAGACGAATCCCACCTGGGACGTAGAGATACGCGACGATGTGCTGGAGGAGTGCGCCAAGCATGGCGGTGTGCTGCACATCCATGTGGACACCGCCTCGCCCACGGGCACCGTATACGTAAAGTGTCCGAGCACAACGACGGCGGTGCTGGCGGTGAATGCGCTGCACGGCCGGTGGTTTGCCGGACGCGTCATTACGGCCGCATACGTGCCCGTGGTCAACTATCACTCAATGTTTCCGGATTCAGTGGGCACCTCCGAATTGGTGGCACTGACGCGCAAGAACACCGACGACGATTGA
- the Rab30 gene encoding ras-related protein Rab-30: MEDYKFLFKIVLVGNAGVGKTCLVRRFTQGLFPPGQGATIGVDFMIKTVEVEGEKIKLQIWDTAGQERFRSITQSYYRSAHALILVYDISCQPTFDCLPDWLREIQEYANSKVLKILVGNKTDRDDREIPTQIGEEFAKQHDMYFLETSAKEAENVERLFYEIAAELIGQARSKDGSSAAAAAAAQRQSDGSSIGLASLGAKAAQSNCCGGLANAGGGGSGGGANTSQGG, translated from the coding sequence ATGGAGGACTACAAATTCCTATTCAAAATCGTGCTCGTTGGGAACGCGGGCGTTGGCAAAACCTGCCTGGTGCGGCGCTTCACCCAGGGCCTCTTTCCCCCCGGCCAAGGAGCCACTATTGGCGTGGACTTTATGATCAAGACCGTGGAGGTGGAGGGTGAGAAGATCAAGCTACAGATTTGGGACACTGCCGGCCAGGAGAGATTCCGTTCGATCACCCAAAGTTACTATCGATCCGCTCACGCCCTGATCCTGGTGTACGACATCAGTTGCCAGCCCACGTTCGACTGCCTGCCCGACTGGCTGCGTGAGATACAGGAGTACGCCAACTCCAAGGTCCTCAAGATACTCGTGGGCAACAAAACGGATCGCGACGACCGCGAAATACCCACACAAATTGGCGAAGAGTTTGCCAAACAACATGACATGTACTTCCTCGAAACATCCGCCAAAGAGGCTGAGAATGTGGAGCGTTTATTCTACGAGATTGCCGCTGAACTGATTGGCCAGGCCCGCAGCAAAGACGGCAGcagtgctgcagctgctgcggccGCCCAGCGGCAGTCGGACGGCAGTTCCATTGGATTAGCCAGCTTAGGTGCCAAAGCAGCGCAGAGCAATTGCTGTGGCGGTCTGGCCAATGCTGGCGGaggtggcagcggcggtggtGCAAACACTAGTCAAGGCGGCTGA
- the LOC4817948 gene encoding putative mediator of RNA polymerase II transcription subunit 15 — protein MSHGEDVLDNWEELDEAALSMTLQTKLQTSEGKPVMKMKLLQRPQSLQDSSSGSPSSAPRQITIAKKPTPLEAAQSDGEPVLMVLHKSTNDYDPATYATPTINQTVKILRRPAQAEERRDTNGMKPKQPIKTLKQREQEYAEARLRILGAAKNPEDDKPPTPPIPVSPQQASPAAANHSTLPAVSHNNNNNNNNSNPGPGSGMHRSSSAPKMSQVSAMYNNYNSYFQGPHNPGLNYYYQHAGPLPPQQQPPAMPPHFNQRMPPYVGGGMGMGGMPAQPPPQPSVNQQQQQQSWSPVVGGSVSAALLRQQSMQQSPQQQHQHQPPQNYNDNILRLPRGPCPNGSVGFQMRR, from the exons ATGTCCCATGGCGAGGATGTGCTAGATAATTGGGAAGAGCTTGACGAGGCGGCG CTCTCTATGACTCTGCAAACCAAGCTGCAAACAAGCGAGGGAAAACCCGTAATGAAAATGAAACTACTTCAGCGCCCGCAGAGCCTCCAGgacagcagcagtggcagcccGAGCAGTGCCCCCAGGCAAATCACTATTGCCAAGAAGCCCACGCCGCTCGAGGCGGCCCAGTCAGATGGCGAACCAGTCTTGATGGTGCTTCATAAGTCGACAAACGACTATGATCCGGCTACCTATGCCACGCCCACCATCAATCAGACCGTAAAAATCCTGCGGCGTCCCGCCCAGGCCGAGGAGCGACGTGATACGAATGGCATGAAACCCAAGCAGCCCATCAAGACGCTAAAGCAGCGCGAGCAGGAGTATGCAGAGGCCAGATTGCGTATTCTGGGAGCGGCCAAGAATCCAGAGGATGATAAGCC ACCAACACCACCAATCCCAGTTTCACCACAACAGGCTTCTCCTGCTGCGGCAAACCACTCAACTCTACCTGCTGTCAGccacaataacaataacaacaataataatagtaaCCCTGGTCCTGGTAGTGGAATGCATCGCTCTAGTTCGGCCCCGAAGATGTCCCAAGTATCGGCCATGTACAATAACTACAACAGTTACTTCCAAGGGCCGCACAATCCGGGCCTGAACTATTATTATCAGCACGCCGGACCACTgccaccacagcagcagccgccagccATGCCGCCGCATTTCAATCAACGCATGCCACCGTACGTTGGAGGAGGTATGGGCATGGGTGGAATGCCAGCCCAACCGCCACCACAGCCATCGgtcaatcagcagcagcaacagcagagttggtcgcccGTGGTCGGAGGCAGTGTATCCGCTGCTCTGTTGCGCCAGCAGTCAATGCAGCAgtcgccacagcagcagcaccagcatcagccgCCGCAAAACTACAATGACAACATCTTGCGCCTACCGAGGGGACCCTGCCCGAATGGTTCGGTTGGCTTTCAGATGCGCCGGTAA
- the Pcp gene encoding pupal cuticle protein: MHLLMSLFGVLAVMQQQLAVRAAAYIPDSDRNTKTLQNDLQVERDGNYRYAYETSNGISATQEGLGGVSVQGGSSYTSPEGSVISVSYVADETGYHPVGDHIPKVPDYILRALEYIRAHPYQVKDYYTGELKTVAHDAAAFNVYTRNIQDQTTPRSRPSSTPKTIYLTHPPTLSDAPTRRPLRQRQNDSRRR; encoded by the exons ATGCATTTGCTT ATGAGTCTCTTTGGAGTGCTGGCTgtgatgcagcagcagctggctgtTCGGGCGGCCGCCTACATTCCCGACTCGGATAGGAATACGAAAACACTCCAGAATGATCTCCAGGTGGAGCGGGATGGTAACTATCGCTATGCCTACGAGACATCCAATGGCATTTCGGCCACTCAGGAGGGCCTCGGAGGCGTCTCCGTTCAGGGCGGCTCCAGTTACACCTCCCCCGAAGGATCTGTGATCAGTGTTAGCTATGTGGCCGACGAGACCGGCTATCATCCCGTGGGTGATCACATTCCCAAAGTGCCCGACTACATCCTGCGCGCCCTGGAGTACATTCGCGCGCATCCGTACCAGGTGAAGGATTACTATACGGGCGAGCTCAAGACAGTGGCCCACGATGCGGCCGCTTTTAATGTCTACACCCGGAACATCCAGGACCAGACGACACCTCGTTCCCGGCCAAGTTCCACACCAAAGACCATCTATCTGACCCATCCACCCACGCTATCGGATGCCCCAACACGGCGACCTCTTAGACAGCGTCAAAACGATTCGAGACGCCGATGA
- the MME1 gene encoding mitochondrial magnesium exporter 1, translating to MTELVAPQKANPVKFFIAGGFGGMCNVITGHPLDTIKVRLQTMPLAAPGQQPRYKGVIDCAVKTFRQEGFRGFYRGISAPLLGVTPIYAVDFAVYAAGKRLFQTDDHIRLTYPQIFTAGAFAGVCSALVTVPTDRIKVLLQTQTVSGGPQMYNGTLDTAVKLYRQGGFKSLFKGTCACILRDSPTGFYFVTYEFLQDLARKKSKTGQISTTSTILAGGTSGIVFWTLAVPFDVLKSRLQSAPEGTYKHGIRSVFRDLMATEGPTALFRGVLPILLRAFPATAAVFFGVELANDFLN from the exons ATGACGGAGCTCGTAGCGCCGCAGAAGGCCAATCCCGTGAAATTCTTTATTGCCGGAGGTTTTGGTGGCATGTGCAATGTCATCACTGGCCATCCACTCGACACAATCAAG GTTCGGCTCCAGACAATGCCTCTGGCGGCGCCTGGCCAGCAGCCCAGATACAAAGGCGTCATCGACTGTGCCGTAAAGACGTTTCGTCAGGAGGGATTCCGGGGTTTCTACAGAGGAATCTCCGCCCCCCTTCTGGGCGTAACTCCCATTTACGCAGTGGACTTTGCCGTCTATGCGGCAGGCAAACGTCTGTTCCAAACGGATGATCATATACGTCTCACCTATCCACAAATATTTACCGCCGGAGCCTTTGCGGGTGTGTGTTCCGCCTTGGTTACGGTGCCCACGGATCGGATTAAAGTCCTGCTGCAGACACAGACGGTGAGTGGAGGACCTCAGATGTACAATGGGACGCTGGACACGGCTGTGAAGCTGTACAGACAGGGCGGGTTCAAGAGTCTCTTCAAGGGAACATGTGCCTGCATTCTGAGAG ATTCCCCCACCGGTTTCTACTTCGTGACCTATGAATTCCTTCAGGATTTGGCtagaaaaaaatcaaaaactggaCAAATAAGCACCACCTCAACCATTTTAGCTGGCGGAACATCTGGCATTGTGTTCTGGACTTTGGCCGTGCCCTTCGATGTACTCAAGAGCCGTCTACAATCAG CACCCGAGGGCACTTATAAGCACGGCATTCGCAGTGTTTTCAGGGATCTTATGGCCACCGAGGGTCCTACAGCGCTGTTTCGTGGTGTCCTGCCCATTCTCCTACGTGCCTTTCCAGCCACGGCAGCGGTTTTCTTTGGCGTGGAACTGGCCAatgattttttaaattaa